The following are encoded in a window of Armatimonadota bacterium genomic DNA:
- a CDS encoding M50 family metallopeptidase, with translation MQTSIDWVAFGQTSLALIVIIGALIFFHELGHFAAAKLFRIRVEEFAFGFGPKFIRIFKRGETEYTIHPIPLGGFVKLAGMEPGKEDIPGGFNSKPVGQRMLVYFSGPLMSFVLAYLIFCMLGVVIGLPTGIINKVDLVAPGSEAERIGLKTGDLIVSINGEKIDSGMEMLKIIHGSPNKRLTLVIQRDGKLLTKVGTPQPQMQEGSKKIGILGFLPAPVLKRVSIGESVVYGTKTTKVFLTNILASIFSREIADSVGGPISIADAARTGVERGLNGLLQLTAVLSLSLGIINLLPIPVLDGGHLMLLLVEAIRGKRISQATMELAIRIGITTIAIIFLLIMYLDLNRLASNKLFR, from the coding sequence GTGCAAACAAGCATAGACTGGGTGGCTTTTGGCCAGACCAGCTTAGCATTAATAGTTATAATTGGCGCGCTCATCTTCTTTCACGAGTTAGGGCATTTTGCCGCGGCAAAATTGTTCAGAATTAGAGTGGAAGAGTTTGCGTTTGGCTTTGGCCCAAAGTTTATCCGTATTTTTAAGCGTGGCGAAACTGAATACACGATTCACCCCATACCGCTTGGCGGGTTTGTTAAGTTAGCCGGAATGGAACCTGGCAAGGAGGATATCCCCGGTGGGTTCAATAGCAAGCCAGTTGGCCAAAGGATGCTCGTTTATTTCTCGGGACCACTTATGAGTTTTGTCCTTGCATATCTCATCTTTTGCATGCTGGGCGTGGTGATTGGCCTGCCCACCGGAATAATTAACAAAGTAGACCTCGTCGCACCGGGAAGCGAGGCAGAACGAATAGGGCTGAAAACTGGGGATTTGATAGTCAGCATCAATGGCGAGAAAATAGACTCGGGCATGGAAATGCTAAAGATAATCCACGGCAGCCCGAATAAGCGTTTAACACTTGTTATCCAACGCGACGGTAAGCTGTTAACCAAAGTAGGGACCCCTCAACCTCAAATGCAGGAGGGTAGCAAGAAGATTGGCATTTTAGGATTCCTGCCGGCGCCGGTGCTCAAGCGGGTTAGTATTGGCGAGTCAGTTGTATATGGAACAAAAACGACAAAAGTATTCTTAACAAACATTCTCGCTTCAATATTCAGCCGTGAAATTGCAGATTCGGTTGGTGGGCCGATTTCTATTGCGGATGCCGCGAGAACTGGCGTTGAGCGGGGATTGAATGGCCTTCTCCAGCTAACGGCTGTGCTCAGCCTTAGTTTGGGCATAATTAACTTACTTCCAATCCCTGTCCTTGATGGAGGACATTTAATGCTGTTGCTCGTGGAAGCAATCAGGGGTAAGCGGATTTCCCAAGCTACCATGGAGCTTGCTATAAGGATCGGGATTACAACAATAGCCATTATTTTTCTTTTAATCATGTACCTGGATCTAAATCGGTTGGCTTCCAATAAGCTTTTCCGCTAG
- the tsf gene encoding translation elongation factor Ts: protein MTISADKVKELRERTGAGMMECKRALEEAGGDMERAANILREKGAATLSKREAKATTEGTIACYVHTGGKIGVLVELDCETDFVAKTEEFQQLAHDIAMQIAWSQPEYISREDIPQERLEQEREIHRQWALNQGKPEAALPKIIEGRMEKFYATVVLMDQPFIKDETKTIADLIHEKVAKLKEKIVVRRFVRYRVGELG, encoded by the coding sequence ATGACAATCTCGGCAGATAAAGTTAAGGAACTAAGAGAAAGAACCGGCGCTGGCATGATGGAGTGCAAGAGAGCGCTCGAAGAAGCTGGTGGCGATATGGAGCGAGCTGCAAACATCCTGCGCGAGAAAGGAGCGGCTACCCTTTCAAAGCGTGAAGCAAAAGCTACCACAGAAGGCACAATTGCTTGTTACGTTCACACTGGTGGAAAAATTGGTGTCTTAGTGGAGCTCGACTGCGAAACTGATTTCGTGGCCAAAACCGAAGAGTTTCAACAGCTCGCTCATGACATCGCAATGCAGATTGCTTGGAGTCAGCCAGAATACATCTCAAGGGAGGATATCCCACAAGAGCGTTTGGAACAGGAGCGTGAAATTCATAGGCAGTGGGCTTTGAACCAAGGCAAGCCTGAAGCGGCATTGCCGAAAATTATAGAAGGCCGAATGGAGAAGTTCTACGCTACTGTCGTACTTATGGACCAGCCGTTCATTAAGGATGAGACCAAAACAATCGCCGATCTAATTCATGAGAAAGTAGCAAAACTCAAGGAAAAGATCGTTGTTCGCAGGTTCGTCCGCTACCGGGTTGGCGAGCTGGGCTAG
- the pyrH gene encoding UMP kinase, giving the protein MGSNKLRWKRVLLKLSGEAFAGDKGQRGINPLVVKNLAEEIKAAHELGIEIAVVVGGGNIIRGGKASENGVDRATADYMGMLATVINALALQEALEKIGIMTRVQTAIEMRSVAEPFIRRRAVRHLEKGRVVIFAAGTGNPFFTTDTAAALRALEIHADVVLKATDVDGVYDRDPNVCPDAKKYESIDFMEAINRGLGIMDLTAFTLCKENNLPIVVFDITKPGSIKKAAMGEPIGTYVGRVKS; this is encoded by the coding sequence ATGGGTTCAAATAAACTCAGGTGGAAAAGAGTCCTGCTTAAGCTCAGCGGCGAGGCATTTGCTGGTGATAAGGGCCAAAGGGGCATCAACCCGCTAGTTGTAAAAAACCTGGCCGAGGAGATAAAGGCAGCTCACGAATTGGGAATTGAGATTGCTGTCGTTGTAGGTGGCGGCAATATTATACGCGGCGGCAAAGCTTCGGAGAACGGAGTTGACCGCGCAACAGCCGACTATATGGGTATGCTTGCCACCGTGATAAACGCTTTGGCATTGCAAGAAGCATTAGAAAAGATTGGCATCATGACGCGCGTTCAGACAGCAATCGAAATGCGCTCTGTCGCCGAGCCGTTTATTCGGCGAAGGGCAGTGCGTCACCTGGAGAAAGGTCGTGTCGTTATCTTTGCGGCAGGCACGGGAAATCCATTTTTTACAACAGATACAGCAGCTGCCTTGAGGGCTCTCGAAATACATGCCGACGTAGTTTTGAAGGCAACCGACGTTGATGGCGTTTATGACCGAGATCCTAATGTCTGTCCAGACGCGAAAAAATACGAATCAATAGATTTTATGGAAGCCATCAATCGGGGACTTGGCATTATGGACCTTACAGCTTTCACGTTGTGTAAGGAGAATAATCTTCCAATAGTTGTATTTGACATTACAAAACCGGGAAGCATTAAAAAGGCAGCTATGGGTGAACCGATTGGAACGTATGTCGGGAGGGTAAAGTCATGA
- a CDS encoding isoprenyl transferase — protein sequence MTETERVMQQMGITLDPHRMPQHIAIIMDGNGRWATQRGLPRTMGHKEGYKTVNEIVRACGELKIKALTLYTFSTENWNRPKEETEVIMQLIEMAARAELQTLLENNVRLKVSGRFSGLPESLQEALRTDIEATKNNTGLILNLAINYGGRQEILDAVKEACRQVRDGRIAPEDITEDYFSNLLYTAGLPDPDLLIRTANELRVSNYLLWQIAYAEIWVTPTLWPDFRREDLIRAIADYQKRIRKFGGVV from the coding sequence TTGACTGAAACCGAACGAGTTATGCAGCAGATGGGCATTACTCTAGATCCCCACCGTATGCCCCAACATATTGCAATCATTATGGATGGGAATGGCCGCTGGGCGACTCAACGCGGCTTGCCTCGTACCATGGGCCATAAAGAAGGCTATAAGACGGTAAATGAGATTGTTCGCGCCTGCGGTGAGCTCAAGATAAAAGCCCTGACCTTATATACTTTCTCAACCGAGAATTGGAACCGGCCCAAGGAGGAGACAGAAGTTATAATGCAGCTCATCGAAATGGCTGCAAGGGCGGAGCTTCAAACCTTATTGGAAAACAACGTCCGCTTGAAGGTTTCAGGACGATTTTCAGGTTTGCCGGAATCCCTTCAGGAAGCACTCAGAACAGACATAGAAGCAACAAAAAATAACACGGGATTGATACTCAATCTTGCAATCAACTATGGCGGCCGACAGGAGATACTTGACGCAGTTAAAGAGGCATGTCGGCAAGTACGCGATGGCAGAATCGCACCGGAGGATATCACAGAGGACTACTTTTCAAACTTGCTATACACCGCCGGTTTGCCAGACCCCGACCTTTTGATTCGAACAGCCAATGAGCTTCGCGTCAGTAATTATCTGTTATGGCAGATTGCCTACGCAGAGATATGGGTAACTCCAACTCTCTGGCCTGACTTCCGACGGGAAGACCTCATTCGAGCGATTGCAGATTATCAAAAAAGGATTCGTAAGTTTGGAGGAGTGGTATAG
- the cysK gene encoding cysteine synthase A, producing MKTDNILDLIGNTPLIQLKGENVYAKAEFLNPGGSIKDRVALAMIEGAERDGKLKSDSIIMEPTSGNTGIGIALVGRLKGYQVRIVMPEGMSEERKKLIKALGAELILTPDNEGIAGAVRRVEQLAAEDPRIYVPQQFENPDNPRVHYEETARELWRQMSGDIACFVAGVGSGGTLQGVGKFLREHKPDVRIVAVEPKNVSALLGHEPGLHQIQGIGDGFIPGVLDVSLIDEVVEVSDDDAIETTRELSRDFGLLVGISSGANVWAARELAKKIKGNIATVLPDRAERYFSTALL from the coding sequence ATGAAAACCGACAACATACTTGATTTAATTGGCAATACTCCGCTTATTCAGCTTAAGGGCGAAAATGTATACGCAAAGGCGGAGTTCCTCAATCCCGGTGGTAGCATAAAAGATCGCGTCGCCCTTGCTATGATTGAAGGCGCCGAGCGCGATGGGAAGCTGAAGTCTGACTCGATTATTATGGAGCCAACCTCCGGCAACACAGGCATAGGGATAGCGCTAGTTGGCCGGCTTAAGGGCTATCAAGTGCGGATTGTTATGCCCGAGGGTATGAGCGAAGAACGCAAAAAGCTCATCAAAGCTCTTGGCGCAGAGCTAATCTTAACACCAGACAATGAGGGCATTGCAGGCGCGGTTCGTCGGGTTGAACAGCTAGCAGCTGAAGACCCGAGGATATATGTACCTCAGCAGTTTGAAAATCCTGACAACCCTCGTGTGCACTACGAGGAAACGGCGCGTGAACTTTGGAGGCAGATGAGCGGTGACATCGCTTGCTTCGTTGCAGGCGTCGGAAGCGGCGGAACACTCCAAGGCGTCGGTAAGTTTCTAAGAGAACACAAGCCGGATGTACGTATTGTCGCTGTCGAACCGAAAAACGTGTCGGCACTCCTTGGCCATGAACCTGGCCTTCATCAGATACAAGGCATCGGCGATGGGTTTATTCCAGGTGTACTTGACGTTTCTTTGATAGACGAAGTTGTAGAGGTTAGCGACGATGACGCTATTGAAACCACCAGGGAGCTAAGCCGCGATTTTGGACTTCTTGTAGGTATCTCTTCGGGTGCTAATGTCTGGGCGGCAAGAGAATTGGCTAAAAAGATAAAAGGAAATATTGCAACAGTGCTTCCCGACAGAGCCGAACGTTATTTCAGCACTGCACTCCTTTAG
- the rpsB gene encoding 30S ribosomal protein S2: protein MSSLTMKELLEAGVHFGHQTRKWNPKMKRYIYGGRNGIYIIDLHQTLKLFEEAKQFIQEAVAAGEIVLFVGTKKQAQEAVEESAKRAGMYWVNQRWLGGMLTNFKTIQTRIERLNELKRMAEDGTLDKLPKKEAKKLRDELAKLEKFLGGIKEMPKLPGVVYIVDLKKERIALQEARKLEIPVVAIVDTNCDPDEVTYPIPGNDDAIRAIKLITSKIADAILEVRQVETEGEVTEVEAAEEAEEVEELEGEEKPEALADEDLVMAFEMGEEALEEEEIGDAESIARKYGIEIKEEEE, encoded by the coding sequence TTGAGTTCACTAACAATGAAAGAGCTCCTCGAGGCAGGAGTTCACTTTGGCCATCAGACCCGCAAATGGAACCCTAAGATGAAGCGGTATATCTATGGTGGCCGGAATGGAATCTACATCATCGATCTCCACCAAACTCTAAAGCTCTTCGAGGAAGCCAAGCAATTCATCCAAGAGGCCGTTGCGGCTGGCGAGATTGTGCTCTTCGTTGGCACAAAGAAGCAGGCACAAGAGGCAGTTGAAGAGTCGGCAAAGCGTGCTGGAATGTACTGGGTCAACCAGCGATGGTTGGGTGGTATGCTCACCAACTTCAAGACGATTCAGACAAGGATAGAGCGTCTAAATGAGTTAAAGAGGATGGCGGAGGATGGCACCCTCGACAAGCTTCCTAAGAAGGAGGCGAAAAAGCTAAGGGACGAATTGGCAAAGCTAGAGAAGTTTCTTGGCGGGATAAAGGAAATGCCAAAACTTCCTGGCGTTGTCTACATCGTCGACCTAAAAAAGGAGCGGATTGCACTTCAAGAAGCACGAAAGCTAGAGATTCCTGTGGTTGCAATTGTAGATACAAACTGCGACCCCGATGAAGTTACTTATCCAATACCTGGCAACGATGATGCTATTCGTGCAATCAAGCTAATCACCAGTAAGATAGCTGATGCCATCCTCGAAGTGCGACAAGTTGAGACCGAAGGCGAAGTGACAGAGGTCGAAGCGGCAGAGGAAGCCGAAGAAGTCGAGGAGCTGGAAGGTGAGGAGAAACCCGAAGCGTTAGCCGACGAGGATCTCGTGATGGCTTTCGAGATGGGAGAAGAAGCACTCGAAGAGGAAGAGATTGGTGATGCGGAAAGCATCGCACGAAAATACGGCATTGAGATAAAAGAAGAGGAAGAGTAG
- the frr gene encoding ribosome recycling factor, with product MIQDVEKEAEKKMIGAVEAAQREFATIRTGRANPALLERVTVDYYGTPMPVNQLATISVPEPRLLVISPWDRNALPLIEKAIIKSDLGLTPVSDGHVIRLNIPILTEERRKEMIRLLHKKAEEARVAVRNVRREANEELKKLEKSGQASEDDVRRAQEYIQKLTDKYIEQIDRITEAKEAELMEV from the coding sequence ATGATTCAAGATGTGGAGAAGGAAGCCGAAAAGAAGATGATTGGGGCAGTCGAAGCTGCCCAACGTGAATTTGCTACTATTCGCACGGGGAGAGCTAATCCAGCTCTTCTCGAGAGGGTAACAGTGGATTACTATGGAACACCAATGCCGGTCAACCAGCTAGCCACAATTTCCGTGCCGGAGCCGAGGCTTCTCGTGATCTCACCTTGGGATAGAAACGCTCTTCCGCTTATAGAAAAGGCAATTATCAAGTCGGACCTAGGGTTGACGCCGGTTAGCGATGGGCACGTAATAAGACTTAATATCCCTATTTTGACCGAGGAGCGTCGCAAGGAAATGATAAGACTTCTGCACAAAAAGGCTGAGGAAGCGCGTGTGGCCGTGCGAAATGTTAGAAGGGAGGCTAACGAGGAGCTCAAAAAGTTGGAAAAAAGCGGCCAAGCATCTGAGGACGATGTTCGGCGTGCCCAAGAATACATTCAAAAGCTTACTGATAAGTATATCGAACAGATAGACCGCATTACCGAAGCAAAAGAAGCCGAGTTAATGGAAGTTTAG
- a CDS encoding 1-deoxy-D-xylulose-5-phosphate reductoisomerase: MKNLALLGSTGSIGRQVLDVVSRLPDRLKVVSIAANRNVELLADQVRKFEPSVVSVGTEEHARQLSDLLGNAKPPAIYSGAKGLETVATHPEADIAVIAVAGAVGLAPTIAAILAGKHIALASKEVLVAAGSLVTKLAEEKGIQILPIDSEHSAIFQCLQGQDRSKLRKLILTASGGAFAKYPIEQLQTVSIQEALAHPTWSMGRKITIDSATLMNKGLEIIEARWLFGVDPSRIEVVIHPQSIVHSMVEFEDGSVLAQMGIPDMRLPIQYALLYPERIDTGLPRLDITAQGLLTFERPDPARYPALELAYRAAEQGGTMPAVMNAANEVAVGLFLEGKIGFLDIERKVRRVMEKHKPIYDPDLAQILEADSWARITAAE; this comes from the coding sequence GTGAAAAACCTTGCTCTCCTTGGTTCAACAGGCTCAATTGGAAGGCAGGTGCTGGACGTAGTTTCGCGGCTCCCCGACCGGCTTAAAGTTGTTTCTATAGCTGCGAACAGAAATGTTGAACTTCTTGCCGACCAAGTGCGAAAGTTCGAACCTTCTGTTGTTTCGGTTGGCACCGAGGAACATGCTCGCCAATTGAGCGATTTGTTAGGAAATGCCAAGCCTCCAGCGATTTACAGCGGTGCGAAAGGTCTTGAGACAGTAGCAACCCACCCAGAGGCTGATATTGCTGTCATAGCGGTTGCCGGGGCGGTGGGACTTGCACCTACAATTGCTGCTATTCTAGCAGGGAAGCATATTGCGCTTGCAAGCAAGGAGGTGCTTGTTGCCGCAGGGAGCTTGGTCACAAAACTTGCTGAAGAGAAGGGCATCCAAATCCTGCCCATTGATAGCGAGCATTCAGCAATATTTCAATGCCTCCAAGGTCAAGATAGAAGCAAACTCAGAAAGCTAATTCTAACAGCGTCGGGCGGTGCTTTTGCTAAGTATCCCATCGAGCAATTGCAAACGGTCAGTATTCAGGAAGCATTAGCGCATCCCACATGGAGCATGGGACGCAAAATTACTATAGATTCTGCAACGCTTATGAACAAGGGGCTGGAAATAATCGAAGCCCGATGGCTTTTCGGTGTAGACCCCTCCCGAATTGAGGTTGTTATTCATCCGCAAAGTATAGTACACTCAATGGTGGAGTTCGAAGACGGTTCGGTGCTTGCGCAAATGGGTATTCCAGACATGCGGCTTCCAATTCAGTATGCTCTCCTATACCCAGAACGCATTGACACCGGTCTTCCCAGGCTCGACATTACGGCTCAGGGTTTACTCACATTCGAAAGACCCGACCCAGCGCGCTATCCTGCGCTTGAGCTTGCGTATAGGGCTGCCGAGCAGGGTGGCACAATGCCAGCCGTGATGAATGCGGCGAATGAAGTGGCAGTAGGATTATTCCTAGAGGGAAAGATTGGTTTCCTTGATATAGAACGAAAAGTCCGTCGTGTCATGGAAAAACACAAACCTATTTATGACCCTGACCTTGCCCAAATACTTGAAGCAGACTCATGGGCAAGGATTACAGCAGCAGAATAA
- a CDS encoding N-acetyltransferase, with the protein MEIRKAKIGDVPEMQRLINFFAEQGDLLPRSLNQLYENIRDFFVLEEDGQVMGTCALHVNWEDLAEVKSLTVDKKVQGKGFGKELVQACLNEARELGISRVFALTFRPEFFIKLGFRLIDKSELPHKVWNECINCVKFPNCGEVAVIYELGES; encoded by the coding sequence ATGGAGATAAGGAAGGCCAAAATAGGCGACGTGCCAGAGATGCAAAGATTGATTAACTTTTTTGCTGAGCAAGGTGACCTTCTCCCTAGGTCACTCAATCAGCTCTATGAAAATATCCGAGACTTTTTTGTTCTTGAGGAAGACGGGCAGGTTATGGGTACTTGTGCACTTCATGTCAACTGGGAGGATTTAGCGGAGGTAAAGTCGCTTACTGTTGACAAGAAGGTTCAAGGAAAAGGATTTGGCAAAGAGCTTGTTCAAGCCTGCCTAAATGAAGCTAGGGAATTGGGTATATCTCGTGTATTTGCATTGACCTTCAGGCCCGAGTTTTTTATAAAGCTCGGCTTTCGCTTAATTGATAAATCCGAGTTGCCACATAAAGTTTGGAATGAATGTATCAATTGCGTGAAGTTCCCAAATTGCGGCGAGGTAGCGGTAATTTACGAACTTGGAGAAAGCTAG
- a CDS encoding glycerol-3-phosphate dehydrogenase/oxidase, with amino-acid sequence MLDRGQMLKQIKNFPDCWDIVVIGGGATGIGIAIDAASRGYRTVLVEKYDFGKGTSSRSTKLAHGGVRYLQQGNISLVLEALRERGLLRQNAPHLVHDLPFVVPRYDWWEGGFYGFGLKVYDIMAGRQGFGRSRLLSHDETLARIPTIETKSLRGGVIYYDGQFDDARLIINMAQTAAEQGAILVNYAEVTGLLKSDGVVDGIKVVDLETGEILEIRGKVVVNATGPFADTIRRLDNPEAKPIISPSQGVHIVLDRSFLPGDSAIMVPHTDDGRVMFAIPWHNTVVIGTTDTPIDDVPVEPKPFKEEIDFLLCHAARYLSKDPNESDVLSVFVGIRPLVASADVESTAALSRDHVVHISQSGLITIAGGKWTTYRKMAQDVVDQAILLGNLEARECVTASLPIHGFHKNAERFGNLSIYGADAPALQSLLNEKPEYGKRIHPKMPYLIGEIVWAVRNEMARTVEDVLSRRTRALLHGARTSVEMAPTVAKIMAAELGRDESWCKKQLAEYEKIAKGYIVE; translated from the coding sequence ATGTTAGACCGCGGTCAAATGCTTAAGCAAATCAAGAACTTTCCTGATTGTTGGGATATAGTGGTAATCGGAGGAGGAGCCACTGGAATTGGGATTGCTATTGATGCAGCATCCCGAGGCTATCGCACTGTGCTCGTAGAGAAGTACGACTTTGGCAAAGGAACGTCAAGTCGAAGCACCAAGCTTGCCCACGGCGGGGTGCGGTATCTTCAGCAAGGAAACATCTCCTTGGTTCTTGAAGCACTTCGTGAGCGAGGACTCCTTAGACAAAATGCCCCCCACCTTGTCCATGACTTGCCTTTCGTAGTTCCACGTTATGATTGGTGGGAAGGGGGATTCTATGGGTTTGGTCTTAAGGTTTACGATATTATGGCTGGCAGGCAGGGATTCGGGCGTTCCCGCCTTCTCTCACATGACGAAACTCTGGCTAGAATTCCTACCATCGAAACGAAAAGCCTTCGCGGAGGCGTGATTTATTACGACGGACAGTTTGACGATGCCCGTCTTATCATAAACATGGCACAAACAGCCGCCGAGCAGGGAGCAATCCTAGTTAATTATGCAGAAGTAACAGGACTTCTAAAATCAGATGGCGTTGTAGATGGTATCAAGGTTGTGGACCTTGAGACCGGCGAAATCCTCGAGATTCGTGGGAAGGTAGTTGTTAACGCCACAGGCCCTTTTGCCGATACAATTCGCCGGCTCGACAATCCGGAAGCAAAACCAATCATTAGTCCAAGTCAAGGCGTGCATATTGTTCTTGATAGATCATTCCTTCCTGGAGACTCAGCAATTATGGTACCGCATACCGACGACGGCCGTGTCATGTTTGCCATTCCATGGCACAATACCGTAGTTATTGGTACTACAGACACTCCGATTGATGATGTTCCCGTTGAGCCAAAGCCTTTTAAAGAAGAAATTGACTTTCTGCTATGCCATGCTGCGCGCTACTTAAGCAAGGACCCAAACGAAAGCGATGTTCTAAGCGTCTTTGTAGGGATTCGGCCGCTAGTGGCTTCAGCGGATGTCGAAAGTACGGCTGCACTATCACGCGACCATGTTGTACATATCTCTCAATCAGGCCTAATCACAATCGCGGGCGGCAAGTGGACAACCTATAGAAAGATGGCGCAGGATGTCGTAGACCAAGCCATCCTGCTGGGAAACCTAGAAGCTAGAGAATGTGTTACCGCCAGTCTTCCAATTCACGGCTTCCATAAGAATGCTGAACGCTTCGGAAATCTAAGCATTTATGGGGCAGACGCTCCAGCGCTTCAATCGTTGCTTAATGAAAAACCTGAGTATGGGAAGCGTATTCATCCTAAAATGCCTTATCTTATAGGAGAAATCGTCTGGGCTGTTAGAAACGAAATGGCTCGAACGGTTGAAGATGTACTTTCTCGGAGGACACGTGCATTGCTTCATGGTGCACGAACCAGCGTTGAGATGGCACCAACGGTGGCTAAGATTATGGCTGCCGAGCTGGGGCGAGACGAAAGCTGGTGCAAAAAGCAGTTAGCCGAGTATGAGAAAATCGCAAAGGGATACATTGTCGAATAA
- the ispG gene encoding flavodoxin-dependent (E)-4-hydroxy-3-methylbut-2-enyl-diphosphate synthase: MRERRLTRQVRVGNLLIGGGAPISVQSMTNTPTADVAATVSQIHELEKAGCDLVRVAVPDEQAAKALRKIKQRINIPLVADIHFDYRLALEAIEQGVDKLRLNPGNITDPEKIKIIVDRARERKIPIRVGVNAGSLDRKRYGPPTPEALVQSALDEIELLESRGFSDIVVSLKSFDVPTTIKAYEIISEKVDYPLHLGVTEAGLFSQGVVRSAVAIGALLVEGIGDTLRVSLTAEPVEEVKVGIEILKALNLREHGFTLISCPTCARCGIDLIDMVMEVERRLSEMKDLPPLKVAVMGCVVNGPGEARDADVGLAGARDGGVIFTEGRAIRKVSSEHMVDELIKEVQNLAERRKHSQ, translated from the coding sequence ATGCGCGAGCGGCGTTTGACAAGACAAGTTCGCGTTGGGAATCTGCTAATCGGCGGAGGCGCACCGATTTCTGTCCAGTCGATGACTAACACCCCCACTGCTGATGTCGCAGCAACAGTTTCTCAGATTCATGAACTTGAAAAAGCAGGCTGCGATTTAGTTCGCGTTGCTGTCCCTGACGAGCAAGCCGCAAAAGCCTTGCGGAAAATCAAACAGCGTATTAATATTCCTCTAGTCGCCGACATTCACTTTGACTACCGATTGGCTCTTGAAGCTATCGAACAAGGAGTGGATAAACTACGCCTGAATCCTGGAAACATCACTGATCCCGAGAAGATAAAAATTATAGTTGACCGTGCTCGAGAACGTAAAATTCCAATTCGCGTTGGGGTAAACGCTGGTTCACTTGATCGCAAACGTTATGGGCCTCCGACGCCAGAGGCTCTAGTGCAAAGTGCCTTGGATGAAATTGAGCTTTTAGAATCGCGAGGCTTTTCAGATATTGTTGTCTCGCTAAAATCGTTCGACGTGCCGACTACAATAAAAGCCTATGAGATAATTTCGGAAAAAGTAGACTACCCACTTCATCTTGGCGTTACCGAGGCAGGACTTTTTAGCCAGGGAGTAGTTCGTTCAGCAGTGGCTATTGGTGCGCTTCTTGTAGAGGGAATTGGGGATACTCTCAGAGTCTCACTTACTGCTGAGCCGGTCGAAGAGGTGAAGGTGGGAATAGAAATCCTCAAGGCGCTAAATCTGCGTGAGCATGGATTTACGTTAATTTCATGCCCAACATGCGCTAGATGTGGAATTGACCTTATAGACATGGTAATGGAAGTAGAGCGGCGGCTTAGCGAGATGAAGGACCTACCTCCGCTGAAGGTGGCAGTTATGGGGTGCGTGGTAAATGGCCCTGGCGAGGCGCGGGATGCAGATGTTGGACTTGCAGGTGCGCGCGATGGAGGCGTTATTTTCACCGAGGGCCGTGCGATAAGAAAAGTGTCCAGCGAGCATATGGTAGATGAACTAATAAAGGAAGTTCAAAATCTCGCAGAGCGTCGAAAACATAGCCAATAA